The Pan paniscus chromosome 1, NHGRI_mPanPan1-v2.0_pri, whole genome shotgun sequence genome has a segment encoding these proteins:
- the LOC100972936 gene encoding olfactory receptor 2T1: MEEYNTSSTDFTFMGLFNRKETSGLIFAIISIIFFTALMANGVMIFLIQTDLRLHTPMYFLLSHLSLIDMMYISTIVPKMLVNYLLDQRTISFVGCTAQHFLYLTLVGAEFFLLGLMAYDRYVAICNPLRYPVLMSRRVCWMIIAGSWFGGSLDGFLLTPITMSFPFCNSREINHFFCEAPAVLKLACADTALYETVMYVCCVLMLLIPFSVVLASYARILTTVQCMSSVEGRKKAFATCSSHMTVVSLFYGAAMYTYMLPHSYRKPAQDKVLSVFYTILTPMLNPLIYSLRNKDVTGALKRALGRFKGPQRVSGGVF, from the coding sequence ATGGAAGAGTACAACACATCCTCTACAGACTTCACTTTCATGGGGCTGTTCAACAGAAAGGAAACCTCAGGTCTTATTTTTGCCATCATCTCTATCATCTTCTTCACCGCACTGATGGCCAATGGGGTTATGATCTTCCTGATCCAAACAGATTTGCGCCTTCATACACCCATGTACTTCCTCCTCAGCCACCTTTCCTTAATTGACATGATGTATATTTCCACTATTGTGCCTAAGATGCTGGTTAATTACCTGCTGGATCAAAGGACCATTTCCTTTGTGGGGTGCACAGCTCAACACTTCCTCTACCTTACCCTTGTGGGAGCTGAATTCTTCCTGCTGGGCCTCATGGCCTATGACCGCTATGTGGCCATTTGCAACCCTCTGAGATACCCTGTCCTCATGAGCCGCCGGGTCTGTTGGATGATTATAGCAGGTTCCTGGTTTGGGGGCTCTTTGGATGGCTTCCTCCTAACCCCCATCACCATGAGCTTTCCCTTCTGCAATTCACGGGAGATTAACCACTTCTTCTGTGAGGCACCAGCAGTCCTGAAGTTGGCATGTGCAGACACAGCCCTCTACGAGACAGTGATGTATGTGTGCTGTGTTTTGATGCTGCTGATTCCTTTCTCTGTAGTCCTTGCTTCCTATGCCCGAATCCTGACTACAGTTCAGTGCATGAGCTCAGTGGAGGGCAGGAAGAAGGCATTTGCCACTTGTTCATCCCACATGACTGTGGTGTCCTTGTTCTATGGGGCTGCCATGTACACCTATATGCTGCCACATTCTTACCGCAAGCCAGCCCAGGACAAAGTCCTCTCTGTGTTTTACACCATTCTCACACCCATGCTGAACCCCCTCATCTACAGCCTTAGAAACAAGGATGTGACTGGAGCTCTGAAGAGGGCCTTGGGGAGGTTCAAGGGTCCTCAAAGGGTGTCAGGAGGTGTCTTTTGA